The Fragaria vesca subsp. vesca linkage group LG2, FraVesHawaii_1.0, whole genome shotgun sequence genome includes a window with the following:
- the LOC101309906 gene encoding uncharacterized protein LOC101309906: MHSEKPATQPWRLYVDGSVTRNKSGAGIILKTPDGFKHEYALEFQFKASNNAAEYEALIGGLQLARGIRVERVEVFSDSQLVVNQVNESFEAKEPQLHSYQALSKAFMQHFKSASLSHISWKANRHADALARLATGGPGKGRKKTRIEVLGQPSISKTISEIFMVETGPREPTWMDPIIEFMKAGVRPEDRRQARKLQSRCARYTLMNGKLYRRGYNLPNLKCVTAEEREVIMGEIHEEVCGIQNGSRSLAHKVLRTGFFWPNMGAMADRMSARCHKCHLHANEIHSPSIALSILLSPWPFAQWGLDLIGILPTAPGQFKYVIVAVDYFTKWVEAEPLGKITIECVKNFLMKNIYCRFGVSETIVKDNGTQFNNNYLIEFTKGMGTKMVFASVAHPQTNGQVEAVNKIIKNSSKGS, from the coding sequence ATGCACAGCGAGAAACCAGCGACTCAACCCTGGAGACTTTATGTGGACGGCTCGGTGACGAGAAATAAAAGCGGGGCGGGAATAATATTAAAGACTCCCGATGGATTCAAACATGAGTACGCCCTGGAATTTCAATTCAAGGCATCAAATAATGCGGCTGAGTACGAAGCTTTAATCGGGGGCTTGCAACTCGCCCGGGGCATCAGAGTGGAAAGAGTAGAAGTATTCAGTGATTCACAGTTGGTTGTAAATCAGGTCAACGAGAGCTTTGAAGCTAAGGAGCCTCAGTTGCACTCTTACCAAGCATTATCAAAAGCCTTCATGCAACATTTCAAATCAGCCTCTCTCTCTCACATCTCCTGGAAAGCAAACCGTCATGCAGATGCCCTCGCCCGGCTAGCCACTGGAGGGCCCGGGAAAGGCAGAAAGAAGACAAGGATTGAGGTGCTTGGGCAGCCTAGTATCAGTAAGACAATCTCTGAGATATTCATGGTTGAGACGGGACCTAGAGAGCCCACATGGATGGACCCCATAATCGAATTCATGAAGGCGGGGGTTCGCCCGGAGGACAGGCGGCAGGCGCGAAAGCTGCAATCGAGATGTGCTCGGTACACCCTCATGAACGGGAAGTTATACCGCAGAGGTTACAATCTCCCAAACCTCAAGTGCGTAACAGCGGAAGAAAGAGAAGTGATCATGGGAGAAATCCATGAAGAGGTGTGCGGGATCCAGAATGGATCCCGGTCGTTAGCACACAAGGTGTTACGCACAGGGTTCTTCTGGCCCAACATGGGCGCCATGGCGGATAGGATGTCGGCGAGATGCCATAAATGCCATTTGCACGCCAACGAGATACATTCCCCTTCCATTGCATTATCAATATTGTTGTCACCCTGGCCTTTTGCGCAATGGGGCCTTGATCTCATCGGGATACTGCCTACGGCTCCGGGCCAGTTCAAGTACGTGATAGTAGCTGTTGACTATTTCACGAAATGGGTGGAGGCAGAGCCCCTGGGGAAGATAACCATTGAGTGTGTGAAGAATTTCCTGATGAAGAACATCTATTGTAGATTCGGGGTCTCGGAGACAATCGTCAAGGACAATGGCACACAATTCAATAATAACTATCTAATTGAATTCACAAAGGGCATGGGCACCAAGATGGTCTTCGCGTCGGTGGCGCACCCGCAGACCAATGGTCAGGTGGAGGCAGTTAACAAGATCATAAAAAACTCCTCAAAAGGAAGTTAG
- the LOC101310195 gene encoding uncharacterized protein LOC101310195, which yields MAFGTEAVLPIETSIPSGRVKNFDATTNGEGLRLNIDLIEEKRERADLHNQVYKQRVARHYNHRVRTRTLGLGDWVMKKIMTKPAALDPSWEGPYVILEEVGPATFFLRDQDGIVTGRPWNTEHLRFYPV from the coding sequence ATGGCCTTTGGCACGGAGGCTGTTTTGCCAATTGAGACGTCAATACCATCAGGAAGGGTCAAAAATTTCGATGCCACAACCAATGGGGAGGGTCTCCGTTTGAACATTGACCTCATCGAGGAGAAAAGGGAGCGAGCCGATCTACACAACCAAGTTTACAAGCAGCGAGTTGCACGCCACTATAATCACAGAGTCAGGACCCGGACGTTGGGACTGGGGGACTGGGTAATGAAGAAAATCATGACCAAGCCGGCAGCCCTGGATCCGAGTTGGGAAGGGCCATACGTGATACTGGAAGAGGTCGGTCCAGCAACTTTCTTCCTCCGGGATCAGGATGGGATTGTCACTGGACGCCCTTGGAATACGGAGCACCTGAGATTCTATCCAGTGTAA